AACTTTAGGGCTTTGGGCCATCACAAAGTTCAAGCTTCTTAGAAGGAACAAAGGTTTTCTAAAGGTCTCCACCCCTTCACCCCTCCCCTTACTTCAAATTTTTCTCCAGCTACACGCACTAGGCCTCCTTTCTTTCTAAAGCTTGGGGACGATTTTAAATCACTGGGCTCCCATTTCTTGATAACAGCCCGCTTTGAGCTTTTGTTCTCTTAAAGTAGGATTGCACACTGAAAGAGGGACTGAAGATGAACAGTTTGACCCTTTAGGACAGTTCACGCTATGGACAGGCGCTGCCCCGGGTCGCCATTCTCGCCGGGGCTATTCACGCGCTCCCCACCCCCTTCACATAGCGTTTCAGCCGGGTTTCATCTACACAAACTTTCAGACCACACAAGTGCCTCTTGAATTTATTTAAGTTAAAACAGTGCTGGAAGGGTCTAGCTGAGGATGTTTGGCGTCGGCCACGTCTTCACAACGCTGAGTCCAAACCGAAATTGCCGGTTCAGTTTCCCAGTAAAACAGAGCACAATGCTGAACAATTCTGCTAGCCAACCAACTAAGTGGACCGGTTAGTTGGCTCTGGGTTGCACAGTACTGAGAACTTTggacttcttccttcttttttgaataatattttatagtaAGAAACATGTATAGAAGTGTTCTAGTATTAAGAGATGGCagagggccgggcagtggtggcgcacgcctttaatcccagcacttaggaggcagaggcaggtggatttctgagttcgaggccagcctggtctacagagtgagttccaggacaaccggggctatacaaagaaacctgtctcaaaaaacaaaaacaaaaaaaaaccccacaaacaaacaaaacaacaacaacaacaacaaagagatgGCAGAGGACTGGAGGTTGTAACACCGGACTTTAATCTCagaatccaggaggcagaggcaggtaggtggaTCTTTTGAGACTTTggggctggcctggtctacaaagcaagtttcaaaccagtcagggttacataggaagaccctgtttcaaaaaagttagaaagaaaggatttagacagagacaggcacagagaaagcagctattgtttcaatatttttacACCTGTACTTCACACAGTAACCTAACACGTACCCATTGCATAAGGCAAACAAGGAGGTTCTTGCTCAAAAAGTGAAGATCTATGAGCCCATGACATCTTGGTATTTAAACGATTTAGAGACCCATAATATCAGTATCTGTATATGTACACAATTCTAAGTTTCATGACAGCTTTGGGATGCATTGTGtactctccaaaacaaaacacaacaaaataaaattcatacaAAGAAACTTGCAGCTAACCTGAACACTATTTCACCATTTGTCAGCATCTGCTCAGAAAATTCTGTATACATATTTTCATAAACCATAGTCAAGGTGTGgatttgtcctttaaaaaaaatctatttgttctattttatatgagtgttttgcctgcatgtatgtgtgtctgctacatatgtgctggtgTTTGTGGAGGTGAGAAGTGAATGgaaaaagccagaagaaggtgtcagaacccctggaactggagtttgggatggttgtgggccaccatgtggtgctgggactcgaacccaggtcctctgaaagagcaacaagtactgtgaagtgctgagctgtctctccagccctttaggTATGGATTTGTCAAGGGAAGTCATGTGCATGCTCAGGGAATCATAACACCATAAAATGCCAGGGGGAGACGGAAAAAGTGGGGACTCAGACACCTTGGTACTGCTAACAAGCAATGAAAGGGTTGGATTATGCGTGTTTCACTGGCACTAAGTGTTAGACACAGCTTGATATCATTGTTAGTTGGGGCTACACAGACTCAGAAGGTTCCCGTGAAAGCTTTAACAGAATTATGATTATGTTCTTCTGCCAATATTTTGCCATTAAGTCACCCAGCACAGCACTGcctggcaaagaaagaaagaaagaaagaaagaaagaaagaaagaaagaaagaaagaaagaagcaacttGCCCAAAGAGATATATTTCTACTGATACCCAAATAAGCCTCCCTTTGTTTTCTATTGCATTAATTTAGTGGCTTGTCTTCCCTTGCAGGCAGCCCCCGTGGAGAGGTGGAGCTATCCCGAGGCTGACACAGCAGGTTCCTCTCATCATTctggtatttgtttttaatggtcTTTGATCATTTCATCAGATCCTACTGTTCCCATCCTTTATTCTATTCAAGTTTATGAACAAACACAAACTCTGCATCCACTCCCACATGCTCCTTCAATACCCATCCGTCCAGCCAAGGCCAAACAGACCCTTAGTGGGGTTTCTTTTAGGAGGGATTTGAAGAGTGGAGAGTGGTTAAGTGTTTGGTCTCAGTGATAACTACGGATAAAATATGATCGTGTGCACCTGCAACCACGTGGGTTATGCTATAGCTCACACTCCAAGTCTATATTTTGTCTTCCAGAATGTTCTGCTTCCTGCGAGTTTCTAGGTAGAGCTAGAGACTCAAAAGTGAGTCTCTGAGAGGGCCAGATGCTGCGTGCTGAGGACGTGGAGCGTGTCTCCCGTGCCTTTCCAGTATCTCAGTCCTATCTAAAGAGTAGCCAAAGTGTTCTGAAGAGAGGATCTAGAGGGAACTAAATGAAAACAAtgcttttaaatttagaaaatttgCTTTTAAAGGGGGAAGAAATGAAAGCAGGTGTCAAAAAGCAAATTGAAAATCATTTCAGTTTGACAGAAAGCACTGGAGGTTGTGTTGCTGCAAAGATCCAGACTATTTCCTCggatgctgatttttttttttttcactccaggCGCTCCGTAGCCCTCTGAGGGAACTAAACGCATGCAAACCTTGCCAACACCAACAATGCTCTGGCTGAACTCTTCTCTGAGATTCAGCTTATTTTCAGTCCCTACAAACTAAGGAGCCAGAGACCTGCGGATCTCTTTCTCTGGCTCTGGTGGACTGCTAAAGCCCCTCCCAAGACTCTCCTTTCATCCTCGCAAAAAGGGATCGTAAGGGATGAAGTCCAGCAACACAGATGACACTAGGCCTACGACTCATTTCTGGGACTCTGGTTCTGTGAGAAGACCGGTGCTAAGTGGGGAGGGACTGACGAGCAATTCAGAATAAGTTTCCTCTCAAGTCCAGCAGGGCGCTACAGCTCGGTTTTTCTCCTCAGTGAAAAAGCAGAATTGGGAGGATCTGCCCCATGTCTCAACAACGCACCCCTCCAGCGGAACAGAGGTCACACAAGTGTCAGCGTGGCCCACTCGCTGCAGCAGCCCTCCTGCCTTTGCCATCCACACAGGAAGCCACCCTATAGTATCATCTGGCTCTAATCTGTTGTTGATACCCATCTCCTTCCGCAccagaagcccccccccccaaaaaaaattacGTCAACGCGTGAAGCCTCACTGAGTCTCAGGTAAAATGGGTGTGTCAAGCGAGtgcgtttatttatttatgtttaacgCCCATCAATCGCTCTCCGACCGATTTCCCCTTCTAGGGGATGTCTCTGTGAACTCCTAATGTTCCCCAGCCAGTCATACACTGGTTTCTCTAGAACTCAAGCACACTCCCTCACAAAGTGCCTACTGCCTGGCACATATATGTATCCCTTCCCTTTCCTAATCAGACTAAGGCATTTTTAAAGCCGTTTTCTATTTGATATAGCCCCAAAGAGGCTTTGCCAAGAGATGGCCAGCAGTATCACCCGGCTGCCTTCTCTGGGATTCTGACTCTCACTAAACTAATTCCGAGGCTCTGGTCGCCAGTGAGGCCCGGCTGAGACCGGTGGGACGCGTATGCGAGCATCCGGGCAAGGGCAGCCCCTGCTGTCTCGAGGACCCGGGCGGGAGCAGTGGTCGGGGTGCCCCCTCCCCCTGCCATGGGCCCCCAGCGCTCGGGCCCCTAATGAGCTGCTGAAAAGGAGCGGGCTCCGGTGCGCGTGGCTCGCAGGCCTCCCGGAGTCCGGGGAACACTGATTGGCCAGCTGCGCCTCGCGACCTCCTTTCATTAATAAATTAGCGGCACGCTCCAGCCGAGCGCGAGCCACCAATCACAATAGACAGCGGCGGCGACAACAGCCGCAGCTTGAGCCACTGCCGCCGCCGCGGCTTCGGTAGCTTGGGCTGCAGCCTGGAGCGCCAACAGGAGCTTTAGAACCATTTTATGCTGATTagataagggggggggggacggaGGGGCGGgagtgatggaggaggaggatggatggCCGGgccaggggagggggagagggactaaagaaagggaaagaaatgaatgatGATAATACGATGAAAAGAATAAGCTGGGGGAGGGAGAGCGGGGGACCAGGGGGTGCAGGACAGGCGGAGGAGGAgagggcgcggggggggggggagggtaggtGAGGAGGGGGCCCCGGGGCAGATCTGATTGTTTTCTTGGTGGTATATAAGGGGTTTTAAGGAGAGTCGTGTGCCAGACACGCAGCCACTGAACCACAAGCAGCTCGGCTTTAACTGGAGTGCCTGGGAGTCGCGTGCCAGCAGCCTCACGGCCAgggactgactgacagacagacacgcaCGAGCACGACAACACACGAGACCCGGGCGGGCTGCCGCGGTCGCCGGGGCTCTTGGCAAAGTCGCCCAGCAGAGAGGCCCCCCCCCCCGCAGAGGTGCGCTTAGGAAGCGCCAAGCCCGCGGCGCGGAGGACACCGTGCTCTGTTTCGGGCTGCGGGGACATTCCCGGACACACACCAGAGCAGCAGCTGCGCCGCGACACATCTGGAGCCGAGTAGGTAAGTGTGCATGCCGCGGCTCTCAACTTCGCAGGCAGTGTCCCCACGCAAGCCCACGCCGCCCATGCTAACTCCACCGCTCTAGACGCAGTGACTTCTGTGGCCGGCAGAAGGTGGCTCGAGCCAGGGGCGCTGCTCCCCAgctctattctctattctctattctctattcCATCTTCGCGGATGCACATAGGGCAGGGGGCGTGGGAGGGGGAGTAAGGGAACGCTCCAGCGACACTTCGCCCTGTCTGTTCTGGGAGTAAATTTCATCTGCTCTTCTTTTTCAGGATGTTCGTCAAATCCGAGACTCTGGAgttgaaggaagaagaggaggtacTGATGCTGCTGGGCTCGGCTTCTCCGGCCTCGGCGACCCTGACTCCGATGTCCTCCAGCGCGGACGAGGAGGATGACGAGGAGCTGCGCCGGCCAGGCGCTGCGCGTGGGCAGCGTGGGGCGGAAGCCGGGCAGGGGGTGCAGGGCAGTTCGTCGTCGGGTACCGGGGGTTGCCGGCCAGGGCGTCTGCTGGGCCTGGTGCACGAGTGCAAGCGTCGCCCCTCGCGCGCACGGGCCGTCTCCCGGGGCGCCAAGACGGCGGAGACGGTGCAGCGCATCAAGAAGACCCGCAGGCTTAAGGCCAACAACCGCGAGCGCAACCGCATGCACAACCTAAATGCGGCGCTGGACGCGCTGCGCGAGGTGCTGCCCACCTTCCCCGAGGACGCCAAGCTCACGAAGATCGAGACGCTCCGCTTCGCCCACAATTACATCTGGGCGCTCACCGAGACCCTGCGCCTGGCGGACCACTGCGCGGGCGGCGGCCTCCAGGGGGCGCTCTTCTCCGAGGCGGTGCTGCTGAGCCCCGGAGCCGCGCTCGGCGCCAGCGGGGACAGcccttctccatcctcctcctggAGCTGCACCAACAGCCCAGCGTCGTCCTCCAACTCCACGTCCCCATACAGCTGCACTTTATCGCCCGCTAGCCCTGGGTCAGACGTGGACTACTGGCAGCCCCCACCTCCGGAGAAGCATCGTTATGCGCCTCACCTGCCCCTCGCCAGGGACTGTATCTAGAACTGCGGGTCTCCCTCTCTCGCCCTCTACCTGTCCCTCTTCCCATCCTTCTCTTGTTCCCCACCCTCCACGCCCCGGACTCCACTTCACAGAGCAGAGGTGGCCCTTGCAATCCCCTCGGCTGCTGATGCATTCGGGTGTGGAGATCCGCTCTGATTTATTGAAGATGTGAGGATTTATGGTCAAAGAGGATTATGGCGTGCGGGGGatggagtgggagtgggggatgggtgggtgggggactTTGCGAGACtgtaaagacacagagaaaaggtACCATAACTAACCAGTGTGCAGAGCCGACTGACGCTCCTCCCCTCTCTCCGAGCTGCTAGAGGGCTCCGGCAGGCAGTTCGTGTGAATCTCTCAGAGGGAATGCAACTGGTCCCTGTGATCTTTTCACCTTCTTTTCTACATAGAGATGTTAATGTCAGTCGAAAGAAATGTATCTTAGCATCTGAATGAATTTACCGGTAATAATATTATCCACACATTTGCAATGGCTGCATCTGCTCTATTCCCATTGCTGTCTGCAGGCTGTGGGAATTTCACCTGTCAAACCAAACTTTCCCTCTCTGATGTGCACTTTGTTTTTTTCCCAGATTCGTCACAATGCCTATTGTCCCGcccttctctttgcttttttttctccattttgccATCTGTCTCTTATGATTTATAAGGGGAAAAACTTGTTTTGTTAGAGGGCCAGGTTAGAAGTCATTGTATAATTTGTAGGCTTTTGTAAGGATTGAATGCAAGCGTGGAAATTTAGGCTGAATTctctatcaaaagaaaaaatgtgaaggaaaagggaaaaatcagGAGGGAGGATTGCTTCATGCATTATTTATCTCGACCTTTTAGGGGAGAAGGAACTCCCCCATCCTTtcaagagattaaaaataaatcaacagtCTGAAAACCTAAGCAGACACGGGACATTACCAGCATCAGCCACACACGTGTTTCCTtctatttattttgaagaaaaatttcaTGGGAAAAGTATGTATTTTTTGTATATTCTACAGAGTTTATTCTAGTATGTATTTACAGCCTGAAGAACAAGAAAATTGTTTTGTGATTAAGCTATAAATAAAGTATCTAATTTTCATAAGTTTGTACTGGGGTTCGGCTATTGTGGTCTTTTTCTAAGGTGGCTTTTAAAGCAGAATGAGTTGTATTTTACTAAAGTTCTTGAATATTTAATTGAGTATACTTTTATTTTGAGTAATGTTTGATGTTGAATTTCactaggaaattaaaaaatatggaaTCATATTTGAAACACCAATACTAAAATTAGAGTATATGAAATTCATCACAAACTCACATTGTACTTTTAAGAAATCACTTCttaaaggtaggcagatctctatgagttcaggcctggtctacatagtgagttccaggccaaccaggtctacacagtgagaccttgtctctaattaaataaataaacaacttaGTTGGGGACAAGTTTCAGAGGTAGAGCACTTGCTCAGAATGCCAAAGCTCTggatatttaaacaaacaaacaaacaaacaaacaaacaaacaaatgcctgGGCAAAGAAGAAGAGCAAAAATGGGGATCGTAAATAATAATTATGTCAAAAAAGGCTCGAGGGTTCAGAAAAATCTTGATTTTAATCGTGGTTGGTTGGGTAGGCTGttgtgatgcatgcctttaatcacagcacttgggaggccgagacaggtgaatctctatgagttggaggccatcctggtctacacagtgaattcctggaCACAACCAGGGTTATGTAGAGAGACAGATGCTGCATAtttgttaagaaagaaagaaagaaagaaagaaagaaagaaagaaagaaagagagagagaaatgaaaggaaggaaggaaggaaggaaggaaggaaggaaggaaggaaggaaggagaaaaaagaaatttcttgGTAGTATGCAAGTCTATTTCTTGCAGTTAACTTcttttgagttttttctttttctttctttcttcttcttcttcttcttcttcttcttcttcttcttcttcttcttcttcttcttcttcttcttctttttttgagagagagtttctgtcctggaactcattttgtagaccaggctggccttgaactcacagagattctcctgcctcttcctcctgagtgctgggattaaagacctgttcctcaccatcatgcctggtttgCCTTTATgacaattttaaaagtgaaaactgAAGGAATTGTATATTGATCCCTAAAGACACCCTCTTCCAGCTTTAACTTGTGaaatagaacatttttttcctttttagtttatTATGGGTAGTTGGTTTTATATTAAGCACTGTAACAAGCTAGTTGGCTTCAAAGGGCAAAGTtctagagaaaaggaaacattcagAGTTAGTTCAAATTCCAAGAGTGCACAGAAAGAAATAACTCTGATTTCTAATCTTTGTTAAAGTTACTTGAAGAGGTGACAAAATCTCTGTGACTTACACTTCATTCTTTAAACAATTCGATGGTTGAAAAAATGACCAAGTAAAAATTGACCACATTCAAGAATTAAGCCCAGGTGAACAGATGCAAAAAGAAAGTcatgcaattttaaaaagttagttgGTCAATGTATTTCCTTCCTACAAATATCGTATTTGTTTTTGCCTTGAGCTAGATGCTCCATTCCTGTCCATAGGAAAACTACCGCTTCTTTGGAGGTCTCTATCTGAAACTCTCTACACtcatagaaatttttttttgacatttaacacctttaattttttatttttaatatctattttatacatggggtgttctgcctgcacgtGTTTGTGCAGTGCCAGAAGAGAGGGTTAACACCATGTAGTTGCAGAAAATTGGATCTACACcgtctggaagagcaaccagttcACTTAAAAGCCACATTTCCAACTCCAGTGTTGAATATCTTAATAACTATATTTTCTTCAATCAAAGGAAGATTCAACCCAAAGATTTTGTTTAACTTCCACACCAGACAAAAGAGGAGCTGCTTGACCCACCTTCTTCTTGtgggatgctaggaactgaactcagtgcACTCTATCAACAGTGCACTCTACCAACGAGCTGCCTTTCCCCCTCAAAAACAATTCCTTATTTTTCACAGTGTGGTGATgatatggtattggtacaaagtgatatttttcttattcacGTCTGTGCTTTTAGCAATTAAAAATCTAACCCGCAAGCAGAAGAGTGTTAGTGTCAACGTTGGAAAACAAACGTGTGGATCTGTTGATGATGGTTTCAGCCGTAAGCTTCCTTTGGAAACTGCCTGAAGAAATAGCAGTTGAGCCAGGTGTCCTGAAGGTCTAGGCTCAGCCACTAAGGCTTGGAGTGATGACAGCATAAAGCTGATGACTCCAACTGTAGGCATCTGGCAATTGCACCTCTACAGTTTCTCCAGGCCCAGAGGTTTGCCCACTACCTGAAGGTGCAAGCTTGTGGGGTACCCACACACAAGCACCATGTTCTACATGCCAGGCACTTTTGCTTAGCACCCCAGGCTCCTCCTCTAGCTCTGCCTGCCTGTTTCATTACAAGTCATTATACACTGAATTTGGAGCTGTTGTTTTTGTGGTGTCTAATCATCTTCAATAGTAAAAAATGCTGTCTGAAACAGTGGTCATGGCTCAGTACAGAACATGCTTGCTGTACAGCTGTACAGCAGGACCTGcatttgatccctagcacccaagTTTAAAAAAGCCAAGCGTGGCAGGCCTGTTGGAATCTCAgcaagggagaggcagagaacagcAGATTCCAGAGCTTTTCTGGCCGACCAGCAAAGTCCAATCTGTGGGCTCAggttcacatgcacatgcacatgcacacgcacgcgaACACGCGAACACGCgtgcgtgcgcacgcacacacagctacctctgtaaatcaggctggccttgacacacagagatcctcctgtctctgcctcctgagtgctgggattaaaggtgtgtgccaccactgccaggccttgagattataatttaattacagcaTAACCTCCCTTCCTTTACCTCTCACCAAACCCTTCCATATTCCCCTCCCTGTTCTCctccaaattcatggcctctttaaaaaaaaaaaaaaaaaacctaattgtTAATTGCACTCATAGGTGTATAtttaatacacatatatttctaaatatggcCTGTTCCATCTGTATGATgcttcctgtatgtatgtatgcatgtatgtatgtatgtatgtctccaGCGCTGACAATTTGGCACTACCCAAACTACTAGTGTGTTCTCTACACCCATAAAGTGTCACTAACATGATTgccaaatgtgagctgaacaaatACCACACCGATGAGAACATACCAAAGGGAACAGAGAACAGCaaatgaggcctcaaccctacacacaGCATCGGTTTGAAACAAAACATCAGTAGCTGGGAAGTGATGAGGGAGAGTCTTGATGTTCACTtctatgttacacacacacacacacacacacacacacacacacacacacacacacacacagcttgctgTTCTTTCTGGCTCACTTAGCCCTGGGAGTTCACAAATCACTGTCATTCCCAAAGCGAGTGGGCTGAGGCCCAAGATTGAAGCTGCTGCTGCATCTGTAATTGGCACCAAAGATGCTCACTCGCTTGCTCAGTGAGGTCGTGGGGAGCTCACTGTCGTGGTCTCACGGATGTGGGAGCAGGCTCTAATGAAGTCAGATTTCAAACAGCGCCCAGAATACGCTCTTCAGTGGACAGTACACTGCACCGCTGTTGTTAGATCTTTCTACCAAAGGGGCTTAGCTTCGGTTGGGTCCAGTCGTCGCGGGACA
Above is a genomic segment from Arvicanthis niloticus isolate mArvNil1 chromosome 4, mArvNil1.pat.X, whole genome shotgun sequence containing:
- the Neurog2 gene encoding neurogenin-2 translates to MFVKSETLELKEEEEVLMLLGSASPASATLTPMSSSADEEDDEELRRPGAARGQRGAEAGQGVQGSSSSGTGGCRPGRLLGLVHECKRRPSRARAVSRGAKTAETVQRIKKTRRLKANNRERNRMHNLNAALDALREVLPTFPEDAKLTKIETLRFAHNYIWALTETLRLADHCAGGGLQGALFSEAVLLSPGAALGASGDSPSPSSSWSCTNSPASSSNSTSPYSCTLSPASPGSDVDYWQPPPPEKHRYAPHLPLARDCI